From the Gossypium hirsutum isolate 1008001.06 chromosome A02, Gossypium_hirsutum_v2.1, whole genome shotgun sequence genome, the window GTGGCTGTTACCTCCACCCACGGCCACTGTCGACATAGGCTAGTGAAGCTAAACCACAAAACAGAGGCAAAAAAGTTCCGGTTCCTATCGCCGGCCACCGCACCAGTCTGTAGTTTTCTTATCTTATGGCGATGTGTATCAAAGACAGGATCAGTAATTTTCCGGATCATATTCGTTGTCATATTTTGTCATTCCTCCCCATTAAAGCAGCAGTTCGAACCTCTATTATTTCAACCAAGTGGAGATACCTCTTTGCTTCAATTTCTACCATTGAATTTGATCGTTATTTACTGCGTGGTTTGACCCACAGAAACGTTGACAGCTTCAAGAACTTTGTTGATTGGTTGTTGAAATTTCCCGATCAAGTAAGTTTAGATTGCTTTAGGCTACGTGATGGGATTTCATGCAATGTTGGAGATCATGATTTTGATGTTTCTGCTTGGATATGTGCTGCACTGTACCGTGGTGTTAAGGAAATCGATTTGGAACTACATAATCTTGGGGATGTTTTCACTTTACCAGCTGTTTTATTCACTTGCCACTCACTGGTGACACTGAAATTGAATGCAGAAGGTTCTAAGATTGAGGTCCCATCTGAGGCTTGTTTAGGGAATCTGAAGACTTTGCAGCTTACACACTGGGTAGTTTTCGGTGATGATTCCATTCATAGGTTAATTTCCAATTGCCCTGTCTTATAAGATTTGGCTTTCATTGACTGCTTTGTTGCGAATGCAAGGGTGCTCCATATCCAAATTCCTTCGCTTAAGAGGTTGGTTTTACATTTTGTTGCGAGAGGAGAGGTGTTCATAggttgggccgggccgggttcgggtcCAGTTCAACTAAAAAATCATGCTCATTTATTGGgctcgggccgggccgggcccaaaaaatgggcctaaaattttttccaaactcgacccggataaaaataataaaacccgGGCCCGGCTCGGCTCGccagtattaatttttttatattatattattattatttttaaatacatataatacatcaaaaatactaaaaatatcaaaataaattttcccaacaaattgaaaataaattttgaaaaaatgtagacttaaataacacaaagataaatgcaacttaacaagcaattgcttctaaaataataaaaaaattaacaaatacctttaaaataataagaaaattaacaataaatttttttatacaatatctaaataataacaacaaaataatagcaacataatagtaaaatggtagcaaaatatagagaaaacaacaagaaaataacattcaaaaataaaaaaaatatgcagattttttttgtcctttagtgaatttggGCCGGGTCGAGCCGGGCTCAGGCTAAAAATATCTTACTCGAGGCCCGgctcattttttaaacgggccttattttttgtctaagcccatttttcgggcctatatttttgtccaaaccctcccatattttgggCGGGCCTTCGGGTAGCCCGGCCATGCACACCTCTAACCTAAACTATGGGGTGGTGATTAATGTTCCAAATCTTGTTTATTTTCGATATGATCTGGCAATAGTTGAATGTTACAGTCATATGAAGTCCCTAGAAAAAGCCGACATTTGCATCTATGGCTTTCATTCCAATTTAAGCATTGATGCAACTCATCTTATTCAAGGAATTTGCAATATACGGTCTCTAAGTTTAAGCATTCATGAAGTGGTTAGTAAACTTAGTATTCATgtgtttattttcctttttaacatcatattatataatattatataataactCTAAGTTTTGACTTGTGCAGATTTTCGGAACAAGTCTGACTTCCTATATTTTACAACCTTGTTGAATTCAAGTTTTGTGCGCCTAATCTAAAAACTCTTGCCATCATATTTCTGGTATGAAGTTTTTGTCATCAGAAACTCGATGGAAAGCTTTATATATAGAAATTTCTTCTTGTTTGTCCTTTCACCTCAAGGAGATTGAATTTTTATGCTTTGACATACATATGATTGAAATGGTTAATTATTTCTCGGATAATGCAATGGTTCTAGAAAAtgttataataaaaatagatcTTCGACTTAAACACAGAAAACGGAAGCCAGCAACCAATTATTGAAGTTATTAAAGAGTTCAAATAAATGTGGTTATAATCATAACATAAAATAGTATCAAGAAGGCCCTCTACTGTAACATAACATTGACAAGAAGCTGAAAATCCCTGCCAAACAAATCGTACATAATGATAGAAATTTTTTTGGTTGAAGTACCCTTCTATTAAGAGTATGTTGATAAAGTAAGtggaataaaattgaaatttagcatttttttttcatagattaaaataaatgtttatttaaaatttataaataaaaaattgccACGTGTCAAAAATATTCGAAACTACCACTTgtcctaattaaaaaaatagaaacccAGCAACCGGCAGACGCTGGGAAATGCTAGTAATAAGTAAACAAGCATTTCACGATACCGTCTCTGTGTCGTTTCTTGCATACTTGTTCGTTGACTTGCTTTCTTGACTACTGGGAACCAGGAATGACCGAAGCTATAATCGGTGCAACCATAGAGGTGGCTTTGTCCAAGGCTATCTCTATCATCGAAGACCAAATCAACCTGGTAGTGACTTGGGATTTCAAAGACGACCTCAACAAGCTTCGTTCCTCACTAGATCTCGCTCGAGCTTTCTTGCAAGACGCGGAGAGTAGGCGAGTCGATGAACCCATCAAGGTTTGGCTTCAACAGCTGAGGTGTATCGCCTATGCTGCCGACGATGTATTGGATGAGCTTGCTTATGAAAGTCTCCGAAGAACGACGGAGGCTAACCAAATGGGTAAAAAGGTTAGCAATTTCTTCTCCCTCTCCAAGAATCCCATGGCATTTTCTGTAAAGATGggtaaaaatattaagaatattagCATGTCCATGGATGAAATTATTGATCGAGCCTTGAAATTCGGACTCCAACAAAGAGTTCAAAGTATGGGTCCTGTGTTTAGTGGAATTGGAGGCACCCATTCCTGTAACTCATCACGAGTTGTTGGAAGGGAAGCTGATGTTCAGAAAATAGTTGATCTTTTGATTGGCTCAAACACTGATCACCATGGGTTTTCGATGGTGTCCGTAGTAGGTATGGGAGGCTTGGGTAAAACTACTTTAGCCAAGTCTGTTTGTAACAATGAGAAAGTGCAGAActgttttggtgaaataatttggGTCTGTGTGGCTGAAACTTTCGATGTTCGAAGGATTTTATCAGAGATCTTAGAATCTCTAACTAGAAAACCTTGTGAAATCAAGAATGATGATGTTGTGGTTAGAGAAATACAGAAGAAGTTGAAAGGCAAAAGCTTCCTTCTTGTGCTTGATGATGTGTGGGATGAGGATATTAAAAACTGGGGGGACTTGAAAGGTAGTTTGTTGGGGATAAATGAAAGTAAACAAAGTTGCATTCTTGTTACTAGTCGTAGTGAAAATGTGGCAGTGGTGAAAGAAACCCTCCCTGAGTACAGGCATCATCTGAAGACAATGGTGGATGAGGAGTGTTGGTCCATAATCAGAGATAGTGCCTTCGGAAACTCTTCTGTATCACAAGAATTAGAAGTTATAGGGAGGGATATTGCCCGTAAATGTTCAGGTGTGCCATTGGTGGCAAATGTTATAGGGAGCACAATGTGCAACAGATGGGATAGGGATGAATGGGTGTCACTCAGGGATAGTTCTCTTTGGGGTTCTTTGGAAAGGAATGAAGGGATTGTACGTGTTCTGAAATTGAGTTTTGATCGCTTGTCTTCCCCATCTTTGAAGCAGTGTTTTGCATATTGTTCCATCTTTCCTAAGGATTTTAGGATCCAAAAGGACCAATTGATCCAGCTTTGGATGGCTGAAGGCTTTCTTCAGCAATCCAGGATAAGTTCCCAGTAGCTGGCCGTTGAGGATATCGGCAATGAATACTTCAATGCGTTGCTATCAAATTCCTTATTGCAGGATGTGGAGCGGGATCAATACGGTCGCATTACAACATGTAAGATGCATGATTTAGTTCATGATCTTGCACAATCCATTTCTCATATTAGACTAGGAAACATCGTTAATGGTGTGAGACTGTGGCACTCTTTGTTCTCCAATTCTAGCTCCATCCATGCTGTAAGGGACTTCAAAAGCTTACGAGTTCTTATTTTTTGCGGTGCTCCCATTGTCTCCTTGTCACACTCAATTGGCAGGCTAAAGCATTTAAGATACTTTGACATTTCAAGAACTTACATATGTAGATTACCAAAGTCCATCAGCCAGCTTTACCATTTGCAGACATTAAGATTATCGGGTTATGAAGGGCACATGCCTGAAGGAATGGAAAATCTAGTAAATTTGAGGCATCTGTATATTGGTCATTATAGAACTGTTCCTTATAAGATAGGATGTCTAACTAATCTTCAAACTTTGCCAATATTTAGAGTGGCTACAGAAAGGGGAAGTAGAATTGGTGAATTGGGAGGTTTAGTTGAATTTGGTGGAGAACTAGTCATATTCAATCTTCAGAATGTTAGAAATGAAGGAGAAGCTAGGGAAGCAAAATTGTTGGAGAAAAAGAAACTACATGAGTTAGAATACCTTTGGGGCTATAACAGGGAAGAATCTTGCAACGACGAGGAAGTACTGGAAGGATTGGAACCTCACTCAAATTTGAAAAGCTTAAGTATTATGTACTATAATGGAAGGCACTATCCATCATGGTTGGCAAGGTTTACTAATATTAGTGGTCCAAGTGCTTGTTTTCAACCCATCAATTTGGTGAAGTTGAAGCTGTCTAATTGTAAGAATTTAGAGAAACTGCCAACTCTTGGGCACTACCCCAATCTCAAAATTCTTGAAGTAGAAGGTTTAAATAATGTGAGGTGCATTGGAAAAGAATTTTATGTCAGTGATGATGACAGTAGTTCTGATAAGAATAAGCCAATCACCTTATTTCCAGCATTGAAAAAGTTGAGCCTGTGGAATATGGAAGAAGTAGAAGAATGGTTAGAAGTGGAACCAACAGTTACTGTGTTTCCTTCACTAAAAGAGCTACATATTGAAGGTTGCTGCAAGCTAAGCAGTGTTCCAAGAATGAGTAGACTTTCTTGTCTTGAGGCACTCACTATTACAGGTAACAATGCATTAAGTTGTATACGAGATGAACAATTTCCCTTTCCCTCTAGCCTCAAAAAATTCACCATACAGAGGTGCTATAAGTTAACGACAGTTCCAAGTGTAGAGGGCGGTATCTCTTTTCTTCAGCATCTTGAGGTGAAGCTTTGTGACCGGTTATGTAAAATAGGACAAGGATTACTTACTTCCACATGTCTAAGAGTTGTGGTCATATGTGACTGTCCTAATTTGATCTCCATTCCAGTATATGGCATATCTGAATCTCTTGTGAAGCTTGAGTTGGATCATTGTTGAGGATTACGGGAGGTAGAGGGTGCGTTATCTGCATTCACAAGGTTTGAAACATTACGGATAGGAAACTGTCTTAATCTGATTCCCATTCCCCTTCCCAGTTTAGATGTTTTCTCCTCTCTTATACAATTATCGCTGGAAGGATGTCACAGATTAACGAGTCTACCAAGTGGATTGCGAAGCTGTACTTGTCTTCAGTTTTTGGTCGTGGACTATTGCACTGATCTGGAGTCGATTCCAGAAGATTTAGGGCGATTGATTCTCTGAAGGAACTGTGTATCTTGAGTTGTCAAAACTTGAAGAGTGTTCCAGAGGACAGCCTTAGGTGCCTCACCCGTTTGAAGACATTGAAATTGGGTCCTTTCTCACAAGAGCTAGATGAATTCCCAGGTCTTAGTTCCATCCACCACCTCCACTCTTcccttgaaattttgacattgAATGGATGGGAAAAACTATGCTCGCTGCCTTATCAACTTCAACACCTAGCCGCACTAAAGTATTTAATTATTTCTGGATTTGATGGAGTCACAACTTTACCTGAGTGGTTGGGAAACCTCTCCTCTCTTCAAGATTTGACAATAGATTTTTGTCGAAATCTTGAGGATCTGCCATCCAAGGGAGCCACATATCGCCTCTCCAATATTCAACATCTTTCTATTACAAACTGTCCAAGATTAAAAGGAGACCGGACTTACATCAGCAAGAGGTTCAAGATCCCTGCCAACCAAATCGAAGTCTATGAACATTAAGAATGTAAGTTCAAGTCTCATCGATATGCTCCTATAATATTCACAATACATCCTAATGAAAGAAATTTCTTTCATGCAACActgaaattttgagatgatattTTGACTGAAGGATGCACCAGAGAGAAGACGAATTCCTAGGTTGCAGTCAACTTCAACATCCCGGGCCACCACCTCAACTCATCCCATTGAACCCTTGAGATTGAATGGACCGGAACAACCAAGCTCTCTTCCATGTCAACTTCAACATCTCACTGCATACCGGCATGGAAAGGACTGAAAAAGCTCTCTTCTGCTTCAGTTTTGAGAATTTCTGATTGTAAGAACCTTGTGCAACTGTCATCTGATAAAGCTATACAACACCTCTCCAATCCAGTTGAATACCTTAAAGTTTTAGTCATCCTTGATGAAACCAATGCTAGTAAGTTCCACAAATTTTGTCCTTGTTTTTCCCTTGTCAGaaattcttttgttcttttccAAAAAGTAGATTAATTGTAAGTTTCTCTACCTTATATGCATAATCTTTGCTTTGTCTTTTTTTCCTTTGTCTTTTGTTTCAGTTTTGTGGGGGCAACAAATTATTATTTGCTTGTATTGAGCTTTTTGAAGAACCTGAGATTATATGATAAACAAAGTGGGACCAGTTGACCTAGGAACTACTATGGAGCGGTTGAACcggaaattttttttgtttttatgaattttttgataatttgttTAATCAAACTGGTTGAACCAACAAACTGGTATCACCGGTCCGATTTTGAAAACTTTGGTCAAAACCTTACTAGTTCAAACAGTTGTTTTAGGTTCTATAAACTGATTCGTTGTTTGATTTGTATCTGAAAATCTGCCTACTCTTGTAATATCTCGTTATGGTTTTAGTCCAATGAACATATAGTTGATAAATCTTTTGTTTTTATACGATGTTTTTATGTTGTTTAAGTACAAACGTTGCTGACATGGATCACGTTTTTGTTTGAAGTTGTTTGAGATTAGAGCAACAAACATATCACTGCACAAATAATTTCTGCTAACATTTCTGGTGATATGGTTCTTGCTTTGGCTTTCTCCCACGAGCTTCCTTGTTATGGACTTGAAGTCGGTCTTACAAACTATGCTGCAGGTAATGTTATTTATTTCACCTGGATTGTGCATTGATAAATCAGTTTCGTGTcatatgctctttttttttttttttgtatatttggcCAGCTTATTGCACTGGATTACTTTTGGGACACCGTGTCCTTAACTTACTTGAAATGGACGATGAATATTGAGGCAGTGTGGAGGTATTATACATATACGATCATGCTACCGTATATCTGGTTTATTTTCGCCTAGTTTCTTTATTGAAGGTTTGTATATTTCTAGGCTACCGGAGAGGATTTCTCGGTTGAACCAACTGACACAAAGAGGCCTTTTCGAGCTGTCCTCGATGTTGGACTGATCAGGACAGCAACTGGAAACCATGTTTTTGGTGCACTAAAGGTATCATAAAAATCGAATTGCAAGTTTACCTGTTTTAGATAGGGCTGTTGGGTGTTGGCTTATAGATGTGATTGAGAGTgatcatttcatttcttttttgttGCAAACTGTCCACTTCTGTAACATGATCGTTGTTAGTTTGTACTGTTTTCCATTAGTATTTCGGTGTGTAGCTTTCCTTTGAGTTACCCTTTTCTTTGTAAGCTTGGATGGGGCTAAGGAGACCACTTCATAGCTGAAATATTTATACATGCCTTTTAAgcattcaattttcaattttcgatttTGGCCTAGAGTTCAATCGTTATTGTTAGTTTGTACTGTTTTCCATTAGTATTTCCGTGTACAGCTTTCCTTTGAGTTAACCTTTTCCTTGTATGCTTGGATCGGGCTAAGGAGACCACTTCATAGCTGAAATATTTTTGCGTGCGATCAACTTGAAGAAGCTGACGTATGAGGAAAGGAAAGCTAAGTTGATTGAACGATTACACACACTGAATGCCGCTGCCGGTGCGGATTCCAAAGACGAGGATTGAATGTAGGATGCTGATTTCAAAAATACTGAACTTGTTTACCTGCTTTTAGTCAAATCAGGGGTGGTTATGTTCCATTATCTTCAAACATCAGTTCATCACAGAGAGGCTAAATTCCTCTATTCTAACAGGTTAAATCCCAAAGTTCTCAAACCTTCATCTTCAATGGCCTGTCTTGAATCAAAGTTAGTTGCCTGTAACAAGAACAATGGAAGCCTACTTTGATGCTTATAAGAATGTACAAATCTCCATAGCTTGATGTTCTTTTCTCTAATAGCTTCTTCTGTAATGTATATAATTTCAAACATATGTGTATCTCCTTGAATTGAAATGATAAACAAGAGGAAACTTCTCTTGGCAAAGCCTTCAATTGAGTTTACGCAACAGCTTAAGCTCATgtgagaaaagaagagaaatgttATATGGTTTGTAATATGAATTTTGGTGATATCGAacatgttttccatttctttttagGTTTATCGTAATTGTAAATATAACTGACACTAAACCAATTAATTGCTTGTAACGAATACGAGTACTTAAATCAAACTTTATACGAGATTGATAATAAGATTGATAATAAGTGTCTTCAGATTAAGCGCACATATCATATCTTGTTCATTTCTTCTGGAGATGATGGGGCTTACATACTTCATACTTGATCAATCAAGAAAAGACATGAAAGAATCGTACAGGTATTAAATATGACATTTACTctgtatatgtattatattgcAGATTGGGTAAAAGTTAAGGGACCAATTTTGATATTAACCTTAAATCTTATATAAAGGTACGGAAATACGAAATTACTTGTCTCTTGTCACATTTAACACTAATTTTTTGCATCACTAGCCTTTCTACGAAAGCATAGACATTTCTCTTTCTTCACCGCCACTCAACGGCCGCCGTCAGCGTTCTCAGCTCGGCTTCCCGGACCTCCTCTATACTCAAGTCTTCAAAGTTTGCTCCGAAGGCAGACATAAGCTAGTGAAGCCGAACCACAAAACAAAAGCGGAAAACACTCCGGTTCCTATCGCCGGCCGTCGGACAGGTCTGTAGTTTTCTTATCTTATGGCGATGTGTGTGGAAGACAGGATCAGTAGTTTCCCTGATCATATTCTTTGTCATATTTTGTCATTCCTTCCCATCGAAGAAGCAGTTCGAACCTCTATTATTTCAACCAAGTGGAGATACCTCTTTGCttcaatttctaccattaaaTTTGATGGTCATTTAATGAGGGGTTTGACTGACAGAAATGTTGACAGCTTCAAGAACTTTGTTGATAGGTTATTGAAATTCCCCGATCAGGTAAGTTTAGATTGCTTTAGGCTAGATGATATTGTTTCATGGAATGATAAAGATCGTAATTTTGATGTTTCTGATTGGATATGT encodes:
- the LOC121216157 gene encoding 60S ribosomal protein L5, whose protein sequence is MVLALAFSHELPCYGLEVGLTNYAAAYCTGLLLGHRATGEDFSVEPTDTKRPFRAVLDVGLIRTATGNHVFGALKPFYESIDISLSSPPLNGRRQRSQLGFPDLLYTQVFKVCSEGRHKLVKPNHKTKAENTPVPIAGRRTGL
- the LOC107927441 gene encoding disease resistance protein RGA2 codes for the protein MTEAIIGATIEVALSKAISIIEDQINLVVTWDFKDDLNKLRSSLDLARAFLQDAESRRVDEPIKVWLQQLRCIAYAADDVLDELAYESLRRTTEANQMGKKVSNFFSLSKNPMAFSVKMGKNIKNISMSMDEIIDRALKFGLQQRVQSMGPVFSGIGGTHSCNSSRVVGREADVQKIVDLLIGSNTDHHGFSMVSVVGMGGLGKTTLAKSVCNNEKVQNCFGEIIWVCVAETFDVRRILSEILESLTRKPCEIKNDDVVVREIQKKLKGKSFLLVLDDVWDEDIKNWGDLKGSLLGINESKQSCILVTSRSENVAVVKETLPEYRHHLKTMVDEECWSIIRDSAFGNSSVSQELEVIGRDIARKCSGVPLVANVIGSTMCNRWDRDEWVSLRDSSLWGSLERNEGIVRVLKLSFDRLSSPSLKQCFAYCSIFPKDFRIQKDQLIQLWMAEGFLQQSRISSQ
- the LOC121216155 gene encoding putative disease resistance RPP13-like protein 1, which gives rise to MHDLVHDLAQSISHIRLGNIVNGVRLWHSLFSNSSSIHAVRDFKSLRVLIFCGAPIVSLSHSIGRLKHLRYFDISRTYICRLPKSISQLYHLQTLRLSGYEGHMPEGMENLVNLRHLYIGHYRTVPYKIGCLTNLQTLPIFRVATERGSRIGELGGLVEFGGELVIFNLQNVRNEGEAREAKLLEKKKLHELEYLWGYNREESCNDEEVLEGLEPHSNLKSLSIMYYNGRHYPSWLARFTNISGPSACFQPINLVKLKLSNCKNLEKLPTLGHYPNLKILEVEGLNNVRCIGKEFYVSDDDSSSDKNKPITLFPALKKLSLWNMEEVEEWLEVEPTVTVFPSLKELHIEGCCKLSSVPRMSRLSCLEALTITGNNALSCIRDEQFPFPSSLKKFTIQRCYKLTTVPSVEGGISFLQHLEVKLCDRLCKIGQGLLTSTCLRVVVICDCPNLISIPVYGISESLVKLELDHC
- the LOC107927444 gene encoding FBD-associated F-box protein At4g10400, which encodes MCIKDRISNFPDHIRCHILSFLPIKAAVRTSIISTKWRYLFASISTIEFDRYLLRGLTHRNVDSFKNFVDWLLKFPDQVSLDCFRLRDGISCNVGDHDFDVSAWICAALYRGVKEIDLELHNLGDVFTLPAVLFTCHSLVTLKLNAEGSKIEVPSEACLGNLKTLQLTHWVVFGDDSIHRLISNCPVL